From Camelina sativa cultivar DH55 chromosome 5, Cs, whole genome shotgun sequence:
GAGGATTAACTagtattttttcatttttgtattattgaatttatttaatattttgtgaatagaaaaattataatatgataTTAAATATACCTTTTTcgatatttttttcattcttagtattttattattaaaaataaaaatatatgaacccGTCCATGAATTTGATTAATCGGATGCctattattaaaacaaagaatCGTTGAATTCTTGTCAACGAGTTGGTCACAATCAGAACGTCCGAGACTAAACGTCTAGGTGTCTAAGTGGCCACTATAGAGAACAGTGATGAGAAACCATTGTTCCACTTAAAATACAACGAAATAATGTAAAGTGTGAGACTGAGTGAAAAGAACATACCGAGGTAAAACTTGAGAGCTGTTCAACGGAGGGGACACCATCTTGGCCACAAACTTGCCGAACCTCATCGCGGACCTTGTCCTGCCACGTTGGATTATGAGCAAGGAGCATGAGAGTCCACGTGAGGAGAAGAGAGGTCGTCTCATGGCCTGTGAAGAAGAAAGTCTTGCACTCATCCATTATCATCTGAACATTAAGGTTGTTTTTGTTGCTATCCATCTGGTTCAAGAGAAGCCCTAAGAGGTCGTCGCCGTAGGAGCTACTCCGACCAATCTCTACGCTGTCTCTTCGACTCTCTATGATCTCCATCAAAAGACGTTCCACTTCCGTTTTTAGAGACTTTATTTCTCTGTTGTATTTGCTCGGTAGAAACctttgaaatacaaaaaaattactacACGTTAAGTCATCAGTTAGATGCATGCAACGTTTTTATGTTGGCAGAAATAGTGACCATGTAAAAGTCGTCATTCatgaaaaatattgttatttttgtcaaatttaaTATGTTAGTGGATATGGTTAAATTAACGTGTCATCAAATTAAGTAACACTAAAAAATCGTgagaaccaaacaaaatatatttacatagtactatattattattattattatttttttgtcaaacgtactatattattctttaacaaaatatttgatataaattgCAATtcttaacacacaaaaaaaaaaatcaaataaagttttatgaaataaaataaagctTACCGGCTGCCGGGAAAACAGAGGTGGCGAGTGGCTTGTGCACAAAGACGTTGGAGGACAGTGAGTAAACTAAAAAGCTCCTTTCCTTTGTCACAACTGCTTCCAAACTCCGTCCTTGAGATTATATCCGCTGTGAGCCGCCTCATCTCCTCTCCGATCTCCACCTCTTCCTCACCTTCCTTTCTCAGCCTCTCCGCCATCAAACTCGTGCACTCCACCATATGCTTCGCGTATCCTTTGAGTCTATCACGTGTGAACGCTGGCGCCGTCATGTGGCGCTGGTGGTGCCAAGCCTCGCCGTTGGCCATGAGTAGCCCACGTCCGATAAACCCTTTAGTCCCTTGCTGTTGCAACCATGATTTCCCGGTGACGGGATTGTGCTTCGTTAGCAATTCTTTAATCATATCTGTCTCTGTCAAGCATAGCCTCGGTTCTGTCCCGTTCCATACGATAAATCTCTTCCCTGTAAAATGACATTTCAGTCATTACATGGCCTAAGTGTAAAGTGTGTAATATATACTGGCAAATGTATTGTATGCATGTCTCGTCCAAACCGTAATTTCATgctttcagtttttattttacggtaacaaagaaaacatatattaaaatgacACAAAATGTTAATCTTAACGCTGGACATCTAAAAACGTTGGATGGGTCTTCACTGTACATACCGTATTGTTTGGACCAAGTGACGTAGTGAGGAAGAAGACGCGGAACGATGTTGTGGTGGATGGAGGAACAATCTTTAGAAGCGGAGTGAGAGAGCATTTTGGAGACATCGATGATGTTTCCGGTAAGGAGGCGTGGTTTAGGGCCGGTGACGCCTTGACGTTCCATAAACTTCTTGATGCGTCTTGGTGTGAGGAAGTAGCAACAAATGGAATCGTATAGGACTCTCAATATCAAAGTCATGACTATCACGAGGACATACTTTAGTATTAAGATAACCATcatctttatattctttgttttattaaaaaaaataaacaagatttttgagagagagagagaattgaagAGATGGTTTGGTGAGAGATACGGAACAGCATTGCTGAGTACCAAAGCATCTCTTTTATAGGTGCTGCAGAGAGCAGTggagcaaaaaacaaaaacgatgataatataatatcttattattgttttatactctaatcttttactttttcaaaaatgtttagTACTTGTTAAAAAACTacttatttattagtttttttgttctcgACTTCATTTTTTCATAGATATAAACACGTAAGgagaagaaattttttatttttttaatatatttttttcatagatatatttttttatttttaatatatatatatatataattttagaaaaactttGCAACATAAGTATGTAAAGATGGACATAATAAATTTATCCATTAAAAACGTTGGggaaaatgtttttggttcaCAAAGTGGGGTCACTCTGATACAAAACACTAATCCTAAGTTCCTAACCATCAGTTAATTATGAAATCTCCTTAGAAATGACTAAAACCTATTAAAAGACTACTCAACCgtagacaaaaagaaaatcaaagatgaaagaaacataattgaattaCAAATTGATTTAGAATAAAGCTTAAAAATCTTCATTAAGTGAAGATGAATAGATATTTTCCCCAAAAAGTTACGAATATGAGAACAATGTTAAGAACTGAGTCGAGAGATTGTCCTTTTTACTGATCGATGTTCAATAGCATCACAAacatcataatattttttgccTATTGTGTCTAAgcaaaaaagaaatacatttcAAGGTGATAAGGTGATGCCGCTATTGTGTCTAGAAACGTTGGGTATGGCTCTTTTGTTAGTCAAAATGTGCTAGTGAATTATTTGGAATGAATTTTCCCGGTTCCAGAATGATGACGGGTCATTTTTGATGATCATAATGTCGTCAAAATGTGCTAGTGAAACAACTAAACATAGCTtcgatttaaaaaatattatatacgtATAATTAAATTGGGGTATaacatgaatattttttttaaaaatcctattttaccaaatacataaatttttcacaaaattttgaacatgaaatacataaaaataaaacagttaTATAGATTTTGCCACTAATTGTATTTGTAACTTATACAGTTATACTCATTACTTTGTATCAGTCCTgctttgtatatatgtattattgaTGTTCTAACTTATAAACTTTATTGCTGGTTATCAAGTGTCAAGTAGATAATTGTAAAACACTTAAGATTTCTGAATATATTATAATcctaaaattttcttttaaatttggtCTAAAAGAATTGCTGGTTTTACAGGTATGTCGATTTACATACTTTTATGATTAGAAAGAAGATTTTCCGTCAAATGAGAAAAGCAAAAGCAGTGATGGGTAAAGATTGCGTATCTTGGGAAATTAATATGAAAAGCAAATAATAACTTGTATACATCATAATAAATCTCGAGAAAACTAGCTAACCAGATTTATACAatccacagaaaaaaaaaaagataaaacatatcTGAATATTCTTTCCAATATTATCTTACACTGTTTTAGTTAACTTTTTCACGTCACTTTCTTTTCGGAAGAACATGTTTGACACAACCCTTAAATCAAAGATACACATATCGAGCTTAATTCGTGCTGTATACTAACCAATATTGTAAAAAATCGTTTGTCTAGAGTTTGTGTAGAAGTTGCCTAAATTCTAGTAATTTAGTAAGCCGTATAGTGATTatggtgatgtttttttttctcttaattgaTGTTAAAAATTGAGTACATAATTTACTTAAAAGATTCCTACGTTATTCTACATCATCTCTATCATAACCTAAACagaatttttattgttttcctCGTGTTCAATAACTTCTTGGATTTatcaaaaagaataatatactATGATACTATGATATATCACAAAGGTAAATCAATGTCATATAATTTATCGAATAGAGATCTAGCGGATCATTCTCGTAGTGACATCCAAATAGATTATATCTTTAGATTAGATACATCAAGATTccattaagaagaaaaaaaagatcacagtgtaattaatatataattagtgtTATATTTAGTCAAAGATTGCAGAATCAACAAAGacgatcacaaaaaaaataaccttATTTCAAATTCGAAGTGAGACTGAACATTCCTTTCCCACAACGTGCAACACAATCTCATCGCATGCCAAGTTTCAAAAGATACCTCATAATCTTCTTTGATATCAATACATAAACCCATTTTATTTGGGTCAAATCAAATGATCATTATTAGTTCTCTTTCTTTGCCATGATAAAAATTAGTCGGTAATTACTTTAGTCCCCCAATTAGTGTACCAACAACCATactaatcaatcaataaaattttaaaacttaaaatcctAATCCTTCCACTACTACATAATTTGCCGACTGTTTTCTCAGACCTTTACTTGTTTAGGTTTTGCCCGATCCAAGAGATTTAAGAActacaaacttttattttattgcttTGCTAAATACCTTGCTCATATTCTTGGAAGGCATTTTTTGcgttatatatttttgttatcatgTAATATACGGATAATGACACAAATACTAGGCTACTACATATATTGCATTTAAtcgtatttttaaaaacttttaactCAGGAAAAACCTCTTGAATGTATCAAGAAGAGTCATACAGTATACAGTGTGTTGATGATTAACCCACAAAAGTGATCCATGTGACtaagtattttatatatatatttatattagtgAAGTTGCTTCTTCTctggtcaaaagaaaaataaagctatGTGAATAAGAGATACAGAATAtgattgttgaaaaaaaaaactgaagtaaATATTGGACTTTTTGTGTGTGAGATTTCCCTCCCTATCATTACGATTCAATCTTTACTTATAGCGAGTTATACATTTGAACCAATTACGATCatgtacaagaaaaaaattgtgtagTTAAAGCAGGTTTAAGAAACGAATACCTAATTGCAGGTGAATCTAATATAAGAACAGTTGCGAGaatttgaaagagaagagaatggggtctttttcatatatataacgATATTTTAGCAATAAAAGCCAGCATTTTGTGGTCTGATGTGTGATTAACTAAGGTTATATAATGTTTACACAAGTGTAGAGTACTTCACAAACTAAGTTAAGCTACGTTTTTATAGGTCCTCAACCCTTTTTCTCTTCCACCAAATGTTATTCAGTCCCGCGAGTTTTGCATCAGCTCGAACCACTgcaaaaacaacaacagaaGTTGTCAGATTTTAAGTAATgtatttgacattgttttcCCTTTCTccctgaaaaaacaaaacagagaatggGATGGTGAAAAGTTACCTGTCTCAACACATCACCAAGTGTTCTGGGTAGTGCTTCAATGTCTTTTAGCACAATGTAGTATGGGAAGGGGAAGGAATCTAAGTAACACTTCTTATAAGGTCTCATTTCACTATCAAATCCATAGTCCtgatcagagaaaaaaacagaaagaaaacaaatggcAGTTTTTAGCATCTTGACAACTTCTAATTTCAATCTTACAGATGAGTAAGAATATAGCAAGCAATGGAATTGGACATACCTTTAAATCCATAACAGATTGCTCAGCGTCATCGAGAAGCAGATATACCACCATACGTTTCTTCTGTAGAAAGCCTCTGACGGATCGTTTCAATCTCTCCCGCTCATGGAATTTCCCATCGCCGATGATTAGTACAAGCTGTTGAAGCGGGTTGCTACCGTAAGACTGTCGTCTTGTGCTGGCCAAATTCTCGAGCATATCATTCATGTTTCTCAGCAGATTGACAACTGGTTGATCTTCAATGAGATTTTCTTGGTTAAATGTTAAACCTGAGATCATCTGGCATCACAAAAACGAGAAAAGAGGTGTTTTGTAAGTAATCAGAAGACAATTCACAGTGCAACACATGGGAAATAAAAGATTTGAGGTCACTAACCTTAATGCCGGATTCTGTGGTGAAAGACTGACCAAAATCATGTAACATCTTTATGCTCCCTTGCTTCCCGAAACTTGCAACAGCCACACTTCCCATCTCAAGCTGTGACATAGCTCGGCACACAGTTGCCAAAGCTCTAATTGCAAAATCACCACATCCACTTTCTGACATGCTACGCGAATCATCCACAGCAATAACAACTTGGTAATCACGCTTGTTTGGTTTCGTCCTCCTCAACCAGATTTTATCTTTCCGATAGTGACTTGCTATGTACGGAATAACCTTTTTCATGTTTATCCTTTTGCCCGTTCTGTAGTCACCACTGAGCTTGCTAGCAAGCGTGGGTTCTAAGACAAGGCGTAGTTGCTCAGCCAGTTCCTGAGATGGTTTTGCAGTAAGCAATTCACATTTCCTCCAAAGAATAACAGCATTATTTTTGGCATCTGGATTTTCCTGATTATCCTGATTGCTTTCCGAATCATTATCAGTCAATTGCATCCGGTCCAGATTATATGCATCATCCCCCAAGAAAGTGTTGTCAACAGAGACCACAGAATCCATTCTGCTGTAACCATCACCAGAATTATGAAAAGGCGAGTTCTCTTGGTGGGTCCTGTCTGTCTCTGGTTTTTGGACCTGTTCAGTGATGCTATTACTGATCAATGGTTTCGATCGGCTAGCAGGTTTGTTTTCGGGGTTCAAGTCA
This genomic window contains:
- the LOC104787715 gene encoding cytokinin hydroxylase; its protein translation is MMVILILKYVLVIVMTLILRVLYDSICCYFLTPRRIKKFMERQGVTGPKPRLLTGNIIDVSKMLSHSASKDCSSIHHNIVPRLLPHYVTWSKQYGKRFIVWNGTEPRLCLTETDMIKELLTKHNPVTGKSWLQQQGTKGFIGRGLLMANGEAWHHQRHMTAPAFTRDRLKGYAKHMVECTSLMAERLRKEGEEEVEIGEEMRRLTADIISRTEFGSSCDKGKELFSLLTVLQRLCAQATRHLCFPGSRFLPSKYNREIKSLKTEVERLLMEIIESRRDSVEIGRSSSYGDDLLGLLLNQMDSNKNNLNVQMIMDECKTFFFTGHETTSLLLTWTLMLLAHNPTWQDKVRDEVRQVCGQDGVPSVEQLSSFTSLNKVINESLRLYPPATLLPRMAFEDIKLGDLIIPKGLSIWIPVLAIHHSKELWGEDANEFNPERFATRSFASNRHFMPFAAGPRNCIGQTFAMMEAKIILAMLVSKFSFAVSDTYRHAPIVVLTIKPKYGVQLILKPLDS